A genomic stretch from Apis cerana isolate GH-2021 linkage group LG7, AcerK_1.0, whole genome shotgun sequence includes:
- the LOC108002515 gene encoding uncharacterized protein LOC108002515 isoform X2, whose protein sequence is MQKCFALSCLYYLSTIVNRMYEANVDNSLSQCATPRRNFKNEEFLDVTTPKHVVQLLRSWILRLKTSSETEKFLFEMEEKPIPKPRSVMSERPIPAPRRLPPLLPSAQCSSYGSSSQSEKSDNAKSISETRSTNNEFFRNLSTSSRQLKDEISEKMTIKGRAVISSTRNASIRLEKSVKSLLTRRLISSNQDDIIRDNSIVNKKFKDPVEEERCVSMPTDDIFSSISFYSPLNSNLRSIRNEEDLSGTCHNPPPPAYPPPHPDESIYDELQSVTSGSSRYDTISSTISDKVDRDFPESFDLRNFALNQVSDSDQSLNLSDINITLPQDKLDNIKRLSRSDSWTFYDTAPIGKSEGIEELDRISSIEEDILDKEVRFDRTSNASNESQASIQNSLYGNLSPQKTQVEKEIRPNNIENRQQSSKSLLFEFDPFAKTSDENVYSNFENNDLMLLETLLATNDTPNSSGSILDFQETVDSEEIQNNINEKDAEHISSMPPEPPRRFDSLPKNEYDEVAEILLQSDKNTTGKNPALLPKLAHLVTRKQPAAPPRKLTTKNRLSQSSFSPIISVSVSTTVTTSDDSAMYTTSINESSNSSVNKTEEHKCVSVIQKLKKLRHDSTGHGIKPNVMNFMKSGSKLLSRNRDQNSTIPITKSIKLERPKVNELQNLMTHRGIVYRTGIGIERAKDLVLRAAVLADQKLSFYTDKSMSTLKEVIDLNTVYSIHLLQDFKIIDGETVYCIAISGEGRPSVHVFYAKGIAERRIWVQRILEAITTIFPTKYTTELTRVGWAYLKEGVTGTWFAAWVLLYQRTLIYTKSLDSFMAIIFGELDLRKARCIVLREQEGPISSAGLVPVVVVDAGGTGALHVAAPGIHEGSAWRHALYQAAITCGPALEQQQLTQDNVPVILDKCINFIYAHGIMSKGIYRQNGSNSAVVKLLKAFRRDAWATQITRNAYTEHDVATVLRRFLRDLPNPLFPSNIHDRLCFTSETINENERVSAYSKLLSTLTPIPAATLRRILAHLHCLSQQSSKNLMTSENLSAIWGPTLMHAGENSAEEWNRSETRVIGDLIKLYPKLYQLTAADLAKEAKILEILEKHHGSNNGLRGAPSGDLKIWIYIFSRDGECVNVTIGPQKTAYDICQELAHKMNMLAHELCLEEDTLSGALERPLHHKERVLEAVARWGYWDPEDRKDNVLILKKDRLYKDIVSLIKPPMTISGELKFADTKSKNFKNYLFEFSQAKLYCYKDKVCANILYEWKIEDIIWYLGHESKRNPQTGWSITFIIKNKKPTRCKETPFFGNTLAGSLKEEQYKWIAAMVFGEYQLNVRPPSVNLMDP, encoded by the exons ATGCAGAAGTGCTTCGCGCTGAGTTGTCTTTATTATCTAAGTACTATCGTTAATAGAATGTACGAAGCAAATGTTGATAATTCTTTGAGTCAATGTGCAACGCCTCGAcggaatttcaaaaatgaggAATTTTTGGATGTTACGAC GCCGAAGCATGTGGTACAACTTTTACGTTCATGGATCCTTCGGTTGAAAACGAGTAGCGAAactgaaaaatttctattcgagATGGAAGAGAAACCAATACCGAAACCTAGATCGGTAATGTCTGAGCGACCAATACCAGCACCAAGAAGACTACCACCATTGTTGCCATCAGCTCAATGCAGTAGCTATGGTAGTTCGAGTCAGTCGGAAAAAAGTGATAATGCGAAATCGATATCGGAAACTCGAAGCACaaacaatgaattttttcgaaatttgagTACCAGTTCGCGTCAATTGAAAGATGAAATATCAGAGAAAATGACAATCAAAGGCCGTGCAGTAATTTCGAGCACGAGAAATGCTAGCATTAGATTGGAGAAATCGGTAAAAAGTCTTTTAACACGGCGATTAATTTCGTCTAATCAAGATGATATTATACGAGATAATTCAATCGTTAACAAGAAATTCAAAGATCCTGTAGAGGAGGAGAGATGCGTATCAATGCCAACTGATGATATTTTCAGTAGCATTTCATTTTACAGTCCTCTAAATAGTAATCTGAGAAGCATCAGAAATGAGGAGGATCTTTCCGGAACGTGTCACAACCCACCACCTCCTGCATATCCTCCTCCACATCCTGATGAATCTATCTACGACGAACTACAATCTGTCACGTCGGGTAGCAGTCGATATGATACGATTAGTTCGACCATCTCTGACAAAGTCGACAGGGATTTTCCCGAATCGTTTGATCTCCGTAATTTCGCACTTAATCag GTTAGTGATTCTGATCAAAGTTTGAATCTTTCCGATATTAACATAACTCTACCACAAGATAAAttggataatattaaaagattatcaaGATCCGATTCCTGGACTTTTTATGATACTGCACCAATAGGAAAATCTGAAGGAATCGAAGAGTTGGATAGGATATCTAGCATAGAAGAGGATATCTTGGACAAAGAAGTGCGTTTTGATCGAACATCCAACGCATCCAATGAAAGTCAAGCATCCattcaaaattcattgtaTGGAAATCTATCACCACAAAAAACACAAgtggagaaagaaataagGCCCAATAACATAGAAAACAGACAACAAAGCAGTAAATCTTTATTGTTCGAATTTGATCCATTTGCAAAGACTTCTGATGAAAACGTATATagtaactttgaaaataatgatctAATGTTATTGGAAACTTTATTGGCTACCAATGATACGCCAAACAGTTCTGGAAGTATTTTGGATTTTCAAGAAACAGTTGATAGtgaagaaatacaaaataatattaacgagAAAGATGCTGAGCATATTTCATCAATGCCACCAGAACCACCAAGAAGATTCGATTCTTTGCCAAAAAACGAATACGATGAGGTTGCGGAAATTCTTTTACAATCGGATAAAAATACTACAGGAAAAAATCCAGCTTTATTACCAAAATTAGCGCATCTGGTAACGCGAAAACAACCTGCTGCTCCGCCTAGGAAATTAACAACAAAAAATCGCTTAAGTCAATCATCTTTTTCTCCTATTATATCTGTCTCAGTATCCACAACTGTAACAACTAGTGATGATTCAG cTATGTATACGACTAGCATCAACGAATCTTCAAATTCTTCAGTTAATAAGACAGAAGAACATAAATGCGTGAGCGTAAttcagaaattgaaaaaattgagacATGATTCCACTGGGCACGGAATCAAACCGAATGtgatgaattttatgaaaagtgGCAGTAAGTTATTGTCCAGAAATCGTGATCAGAATAGTACAATACCAATcacaaaatcaataaaattagaaagacCAAAAGTGAATGAATTACAAAATCTCATGACACATCGAGGAATCGTTTATAGAACTGGTATAGGAATAGAAAGAGCGAAAGATCTAGTGCTGAGAGCAGCAGTCTTGGCTGATcaaaaactttcattttatactGATAAAAGTATGTCTACATTAAAAGAAGTCATTGATCTTAATACAGTATACAGCATTCATCTTCTCCAGGATTTTAA GATAATTGATGGAGAAACCGTATATTGCATAGCAATTAGTGGCGAAGGAAGACCGAGTGTCCATGTATTCTATGCGAAAGGAATCGCAGAACGAAGAATTTGGGttcaaagaatattagaaGCCATTACTACAATTTTTCCCACAAAATATACGACCGAATTGACAAGAGTAGGATGGGCCTATTTAAag GAAGGTGTAACGGGTACATGGTTTGCAGCTTGGGTCCTTTTATATCAAcgaacattaatttatacaaaatcttTGGATTCGTTTATGGCCATAATTTTTGGAGAACTTGATCTTCGGAAAGCTCGATGTATCG ttcTACGAGAACAAGAAGGACCAATTTCCAGTGCAGGATTAGTTCCGGTAGTAGTTGTCGACGCAGGAGGTACCGGTGCACTACATGTAGCTGCACCAGGAATTCACGAAGGATCCGCATGGAGACACGCACTCTATCAAGCAGCCATTACATGTGGTCCTGCTTTAGAACAACAACAACTCACACAGGATAATGTACCTGTTATTCTTGACAAAtgcatcaattttatttatgctcATG gtATTATGTCAAAGGGCATTTATCGTCAAAATGGATCCAATAGTGCTGtagttaaattattgaaagccTTTCGTCGCGATGCATGGGCAACACAAATTACAAGAAATGCATATACTGAACATGATGTTGCCACAGTTCTTAGAAGATTTCTTCGTGATTTACCGAATCCATTGTTTCCCTCTAATATTCATGATCGTCTTTGTTTTACTTCAG aaaCTATCAATGAAAATGAACGAGTTTCAGCATATAGTAAATTATTGTCTACACTGACTCCAATACCAGCAGCAACGCTCAGGAGAATTCTTGCTCACCTTCACTGTTTAAGTCAACAAAGTTCTAAGAATTTAATGACTAGTGAGAATCTTTCTGCAATTTGGGGACCAACATTGATGCATGCTGGTGAAAATAGCGCAGAAGAATGGAATAGGTCCGAAACCAGGGTAATTGGTGATTTGATCAAATTATAtccaaaattatatcaattaacagCTGCAGATTTGGCAAAAGAGgcgaaaattttggaaattctcGAAAAGCATCATGGTTCAAATAATGGCTTACGTGGAGCACCTTCAGGCGATCTCAAAATTTGGATATATATCTTCTCAAGAGATGGGGAATGCGTCAATGTGAct attggACCACAAAAGACTGCATATGATATATGCCAAGAATTGGCACACAAAATGAACATGTTAGCTCATGAATTATGTTTGGAGGAAGATACATTGTCTGGTGCATTAGAAAGACCATTACATCATAAAGAGCGTGTCCTTGAAGCAGTAGCAAGATGGGGATATTGGGATCCCGAAGATAGAAAGGACAATGTTCTCATACTTAAGAAAGATCGATTATATAAGGATATAGTATCCttg atAAAACCACCAATGACAATATCTGGTGAACTTAAATTTGCTgatacaaaatcgaaaaattttaaaaactaccTCTTCGAATTTAGTCAAGCGAaactttattgttataaagaCAAAGTATGcgcgaatatattatatgaatggaAAATAGAAGATATCATTTGGTATTTAGGTCACGAATCAAAACGAAATCCACAAACAGg ATGGTCCATTACattcataatcaaaaataaaaaaccaaCTAg atgtaAAGAAACTCCATTTTTCGGAAATACTTTAGCAGGATCattaaaagaagaacaatATAAATGGATAGCAGCTATGGTTTTTGgagaatatcaattaaatgtaCGACCACCTTCAGTCAATCTTATGGATCCATGA
- the LOC108002515 gene encoding uncharacterized protein LOC108002515 isoform X1 — protein sequence MQKCFALSCLYYLSTIVNRMYEANVDNSLSQCATPRRNFKNEEFLDVTTRPKHVVQLLRSWILRLKTSSETEKFLFEMEEKPIPKPRSVMSERPIPAPRRLPPLLPSAQCSSYGSSSQSEKSDNAKSISETRSTNNEFFRNLSTSSRQLKDEISEKMTIKGRAVISSTRNASIRLEKSVKSLLTRRLISSNQDDIIRDNSIVNKKFKDPVEEERCVSMPTDDIFSSISFYSPLNSNLRSIRNEEDLSGTCHNPPPPAYPPPHPDESIYDELQSVTSGSSRYDTISSTISDKVDRDFPESFDLRNFALNQVSDSDQSLNLSDINITLPQDKLDNIKRLSRSDSWTFYDTAPIGKSEGIEELDRISSIEEDILDKEVRFDRTSNASNESQASIQNSLYGNLSPQKTQVEKEIRPNNIENRQQSSKSLLFEFDPFAKTSDENVYSNFENNDLMLLETLLATNDTPNSSGSILDFQETVDSEEIQNNINEKDAEHISSMPPEPPRRFDSLPKNEYDEVAEILLQSDKNTTGKNPALLPKLAHLVTRKQPAAPPRKLTTKNRLSQSSFSPIISVSVSTTVTTSDDSAMYTTSINESSNSSVNKTEEHKCVSVIQKLKKLRHDSTGHGIKPNVMNFMKSGSKLLSRNRDQNSTIPITKSIKLERPKVNELQNLMTHRGIVYRTGIGIERAKDLVLRAAVLADQKLSFYTDKSMSTLKEVIDLNTVYSIHLLQDFKIIDGETVYCIAISGEGRPSVHVFYAKGIAERRIWVQRILEAITTIFPTKYTTELTRVGWAYLKEGVTGTWFAAWVLLYQRTLIYTKSLDSFMAIIFGELDLRKARCIVLREQEGPISSAGLVPVVVVDAGGTGALHVAAPGIHEGSAWRHALYQAAITCGPALEQQQLTQDNVPVILDKCINFIYAHGIMSKGIYRQNGSNSAVVKLLKAFRRDAWATQITRNAYTEHDVATVLRRFLRDLPNPLFPSNIHDRLCFTSETINENERVSAYSKLLSTLTPIPAATLRRILAHLHCLSQQSSKNLMTSENLSAIWGPTLMHAGENSAEEWNRSETRVIGDLIKLYPKLYQLTAADLAKEAKILEILEKHHGSNNGLRGAPSGDLKIWIYIFSRDGECVNVTIGPQKTAYDICQELAHKMNMLAHELCLEEDTLSGALERPLHHKERVLEAVARWGYWDPEDRKDNVLILKKDRLYKDIVSLIKPPMTISGELKFADTKSKNFKNYLFEFSQAKLYCYKDKVCANILYEWKIEDIIWYLGHESKRNPQTGWSITFIIKNKKPTRCKETPFFGNTLAGSLKEEQYKWIAAMVFGEYQLNVRPPSVNLMDP from the exons ATGCAGAAGTGCTTCGCGCTGAGTTGTCTTTATTATCTAAGTACTATCGTTAATAGAATGTACGAAGCAAATGTTGATAATTCTTTGAGTCAATGTGCAACGCCTCGAcggaatttcaaaaatgaggAATTTTTGGATGTTACGAC gAGGCCGAAGCATGTGGTACAACTTTTACGTTCATGGATCCTTCGGTTGAAAACGAGTAGCGAAactgaaaaatttctattcgagATGGAAGAGAAACCAATACCGAAACCTAGATCGGTAATGTCTGAGCGACCAATACCAGCACCAAGAAGACTACCACCATTGTTGCCATCAGCTCAATGCAGTAGCTATGGTAGTTCGAGTCAGTCGGAAAAAAGTGATAATGCGAAATCGATATCGGAAACTCGAAGCACaaacaatgaattttttcgaaatttgagTACCAGTTCGCGTCAATTGAAAGATGAAATATCAGAGAAAATGACAATCAAAGGCCGTGCAGTAATTTCGAGCACGAGAAATGCTAGCATTAGATTGGAGAAATCGGTAAAAAGTCTTTTAACACGGCGATTAATTTCGTCTAATCAAGATGATATTATACGAGATAATTCAATCGTTAACAAGAAATTCAAAGATCCTGTAGAGGAGGAGAGATGCGTATCAATGCCAACTGATGATATTTTCAGTAGCATTTCATTTTACAGTCCTCTAAATAGTAATCTGAGAAGCATCAGAAATGAGGAGGATCTTTCCGGAACGTGTCACAACCCACCACCTCCTGCATATCCTCCTCCACATCCTGATGAATCTATCTACGACGAACTACAATCTGTCACGTCGGGTAGCAGTCGATATGATACGATTAGTTCGACCATCTCTGACAAAGTCGACAGGGATTTTCCCGAATCGTTTGATCTCCGTAATTTCGCACTTAATCag GTTAGTGATTCTGATCAAAGTTTGAATCTTTCCGATATTAACATAACTCTACCACAAGATAAAttggataatattaaaagattatcaaGATCCGATTCCTGGACTTTTTATGATACTGCACCAATAGGAAAATCTGAAGGAATCGAAGAGTTGGATAGGATATCTAGCATAGAAGAGGATATCTTGGACAAAGAAGTGCGTTTTGATCGAACATCCAACGCATCCAATGAAAGTCAAGCATCCattcaaaattcattgtaTGGAAATCTATCACCACAAAAAACACAAgtggagaaagaaataagGCCCAATAACATAGAAAACAGACAACAAAGCAGTAAATCTTTATTGTTCGAATTTGATCCATTTGCAAAGACTTCTGATGAAAACGTATATagtaactttgaaaataatgatctAATGTTATTGGAAACTTTATTGGCTACCAATGATACGCCAAACAGTTCTGGAAGTATTTTGGATTTTCAAGAAACAGTTGATAGtgaagaaatacaaaataatattaacgagAAAGATGCTGAGCATATTTCATCAATGCCACCAGAACCACCAAGAAGATTCGATTCTTTGCCAAAAAACGAATACGATGAGGTTGCGGAAATTCTTTTACAATCGGATAAAAATACTACAGGAAAAAATCCAGCTTTATTACCAAAATTAGCGCATCTGGTAACGCGAAAACAACCTGCTGCTCCGCCTAGGAAATTAACAACAAAAAATCGCTTAAGTCAATCATCTTTTTCTCCTATTATATCTGTCTCAGTATCCACAACTGTAACAACTAGTGATGATTCAG cTATGTATACGACTAGCATCAACGAATCTTCAAATTCTTCAGTTAATAAGACAGAAGAACATAAATGCGTGAGCGTAAttcagaaattgaaaaaattgagacATGATTCCACTGGGCACGGAATCAAACCGAATGtgatgaattttatgaaaagtgGCAGTAAGTTATTGTCCAGAAATCGTGATCAGAATAGTACAATACCAATcacaaaatcaataaaattagaaagacCAAAAGTGAATGAATTACAAAATCTCATGACACATCGAGGAATCGTTTATAGAACTGGTATAGGAATAGAAAGAGCGAAAGATCTAGTGCTGAGAGCAGCAGTCTTGGCTGATcaaaaactttcattttatactGATAAAAGTATGTCTACATTAAAAGAAGTCATTGATCTTAATACAGTATACAGCATTCATCTTCTCCAGGATTTTAA GATAATTGATGGAGAAACCGTATATTGCATAGCAATTAGTGGCGAAGGAAGACCGAGTGTCCATGTATTCTATGCGAAAGGAATCGCAGAACGAAGAATTTGGGttcaaagaatattagaaGCCATTACTACAATTTTTCCCACAAAATATACGACCGAATTGACAAGAGTAGGATGGGCCTATTTAAag GAAGGTGTAACGGGTACATGGTTTGCAGCTTGGGTCCTTTTATATCAAcgaacattaatttatacaaaatcttTGGATTCGTTTATGGCCATAATTTTTGGAGAACTTGATCTTCGGAAAGCTCGATGTATCG ttcTACGAGAACAAGAAGGACCAATTTCCAGTGCAGGATTAGTTCCGGTAGTAGTTGTCGACGCAGGAGGTACCGGTGCACTACATGTAGCTGCACCAGGAATTCACGAAGGATCCGCATGGAGACACGCACTCTATCAAGCAGCCATTACATGTGGTCCTGCTTTAGAACAACAACAACTCACACAGGATAATGTACCTGTTATTCTTGACAAAtgcatcaattttatttatgctcATG gtATTATGTCAAAGGGCATTTATCGTCAAAATGGATCCAATAGTGCTGtagttaaattattgaaagccTTTCGTCGCGATGCATGGGCAACACAAATTACAAGAAATGCATATACTGAACATGATGTTGCCACAGTTCTTAGAAGATTTCTTCGTGATTTACCGAATCCATTGTTTCCCTCTAATATTCATGATCGTCTTTGTTTTACTTCAG aaaCTATCAATGAAAATGAACGAGTTTCAGCATATAGTAAATTATTGTCTACACTGACTCCAATACCAGCAGCAACGCTCAGGAGAATTCTTGCTCACCTTCACTGTTTAAGTCAACAAAGTTCTAAGAATTTAATGACTAGTGAGAATCTTTCTGCAATTTGGGGACCAACATTGATGCATGCTGGTGAAAATAGCGCAGAAGAATGGAATAGGTCCGAAACCAGGGTAATTGGTGATTTGATCAAATTATAtccaaaattatatcaattaacagCTGCAGATTTGGCAAAAGAGgcgaaaattttggaaattctcGAAAAGCATCATGGTTCAAATAATGGCTTACGTGGAGCACCTTCAGGCGATCTCAAAATTTGGATATATATCTTCTCAAGAGATGGGGAATGCGTCAATGTGAct attggACCACAAAAGACTGCATATGATATATGCCAAGAATTGGCACACAAAATGAACATGTTAGCTCATGAATTATGTTTGGAGGAAGATACATTGTCTGGTGCATTAGAAAGACCATTACATCATAAAGAGCGTGTCCTTGAAGCAGTAGCAAGATGGGGATATTGGGATCCCGAAGATAGAAAGGACAATGTTCTCATACTTAAGAAAGATCGATTATATAAGGATATAGTATCCttg atAAAACCACCAATGACAATATCTGGTGAACTTAAATTTGCTgatacaaaatcgaaaaattttaaaaactaccTCTTCGAATTTAGTCAAGCGAaactttattgttataaagaCAAAGTATGcgcgaatatattatatgaatggaAAATAGAAGATATCATTTGGTATTTAGGTCACGAATCAAAACGAAATCCACAAACAGg ATGGTCCATTACattcataatcaaaaataaaaaaccaaCTAg atgtaAAGAAACTCCATTTTTCGGAAATACTTTAGCAGGATCattaaaagaagaacaatATAAATGGATAGCAGCTATGGTTTTTGgagaatatcaattaaatgtaCGACCACCTTCAGTCAATCTTATGGATCCATGA